Genomic DNA from Lycorma delicatula isolate Av1 chromosome 5, ASM4794821v1, whole genome shotgun sequence:
tagagaaactgtgtgatataccgattgggggagacccatctaaTCGCATCTAAATTAGACACTAGAGAAATATACCATGCGCGTAGCGACCTGtaggggattcgtcccacctgacctgccaagattgaagaccggggcccttggccccggtcttcaatctcctgctttcgttctgatgtcaataggttatttaccttggaaatgtagcgttccttaagctcattagccaagatatctattggtttgactccggctataatacagactgcctcccgcgagactgttctgtaaccgcctataacagccagcaagaggagtcggtGGGCCCGCAgaaaaatgtccgcgcaatacctaaaagccatgcggtgagcccatACAGGCGCAGCGTACAGCATAATAGCgtcgctgacacctttgtaaaggatacgcatggctaattcaacccccaatcgggatgaatgactatattagattccataaaaagcatcagcggtcTTTTTTGCAACATACTGTAATGTTCCTtaaaccgaaaattctcatcaaggataacaccctaGGTTTGGGAAAAaaaaggataacacccaggtatatTTTAGTCGTGACGTACcaaatggggagaccagccatcccaATCCGGATTCGGTGGGAAGCAGTCAATCGGCCTTTatgcaacatcattgtggttttctctttgctgaaaatcatcttatgttggagactttgcagtcggagtgtctcacaagcacgaaCAGCTCGGAATTCTACCTCGTTACgcaaatccccttcaatcagtagcagcgcgtcgtcagcataagcgacgacacgacaaccacatggccACCCTAAACGCAACATCGAATCTAATTCTGTGATCACAAGAAGGGGAATCAGAACACTACCGTGAGGGCATCCTgtagttaaggtcttacgaacccCCGAGCCGCCATCAAGCAGGGAAAcagtccgatggctgaaataacttgagagcacttctagttcatttcgtgtacacttacgctGCTACATCTGAAaaagggcagagggccaccataagttgttaaatacCCCGGATATGtgcagaaaaatccctaatacatatttacatgaactagaggaagctatatccatcacctttagtacggcatcctcagtgctcttgccctgtcggaaaccatactggttgtccatcaGCAAATGATCAAtgaccaatctaacattaatgcgcaaatataggaccttttctaaaaccttgccaatcatagacaagagcgttagtggacagtaagaagaactaacagtaggatcatTGTCGCCACCTCTGAACAATACAAAGTCTCCACGATTCCAACACGCCGAAACGTGATCGGCGTAGAGCAAccaattatatattctagttagaggaccaagaactactactggaagcgctcggacgaggagctccactgtgatacaatcatatctggGGGCCTTGTGCTTGTGCCGTGCCATACTGCAGGTCACCTGACGCACCTCCGCCTCAGTAGATGATTGTAAGTCGGTCTCGAAAATCGCGAATTCCCGCCTGACAcgccggtggtatgaaacctcacccaccatagtgtcatccgggagcaaatcattcagcaaaatattaaggacacgtTCCTTATCAATTACTACACCCTCGCGGGTTGACAAGGCTGATaagaggacatctttcctgcgTTTATGTCTAAAGGCACTATACACAACGCCCCAAGAGTCTCTATTCCTTTGCTTCTGAACGAAGGAGCGCCAGGAATTACCTTGGAGGACCTATTGGTATGAAAGTACATAGCCTTCGCTCTGCGGTAATCTGCAGTTAGGGCCGCACGCCGATCGGGATCACTCTCTCGTTGCGCAGCCCTAATGAGTCggttcacagactgcttcattgctgtcagattccaAGATCACCAACCAGACATAGGTTCCGGCCACTTCCTCTAGGAATGGCGGCTTCAGCCGCCGCCACCACCGCAGAAGTGAAATGTTTtgccaggacatctaatggcaggccgtCAAGGTCTCGAGGAAAAATCTGCATTCTGGACTCCAACAAGGAGAAGAATGTCGGCCAGTCTGCCTTCCTAAACAAGAAGCGCTCCCGGTAAACAGGAAAGTGCTCCTCATCGGCCATCGCGCAGCTCATCCACTATTTCAAAAAGTGCAACCGATGATCGCTAGAACAGTCGCCGCTACAAACCAGTCAGGGATCCTGCCAGGGATGTCACTACCAATGGTGATATCAATATTTGTACCTAAAAAAGCCCTTCGTCCGTTAACCGCACCGACGTAAGTGGCAAACTGatctgcaacattaaagacctcaaaatttTGCTGCACGATGAAACTGTCAATTAGGTCACGATCaatgatcccactgtgccagaaaGGCGACTTCCCATTAACATCGGCAGCAATAAGGATTGGACCATTACCCAGAATACGAAGGACCCTATCCCATCTCGCTAGGTGTTCCTCAGTAGgatccctgtattggaaatatgaactaacaactgtaaggttctgtccGCGAATAgcaagtctgaccacaacatgatgcGCGTCAGAAACTTGCCGTATAAAGATATTATCAAACGACTTCCTGCATAGAGTACCAGACATACATGTATGCCCTACACAAAACTTTTCCCAGCTGTGAAAGGctggcagatcacccctaatTACGAACGAGTGTTGCAGAAGAATAACATCGAGTCTCCGTCTCTCTacaacctcacctaactcaacctgtactacataagcaccctgggcattaagttgaccgaacctaatcatctaacaaataaaataaagctcaACGGCCTTACGTAATaaccacactccttactaacaactgggtactcatgattcttgtgcaatttcttacagttagcacaggcCGGAGCCTCGGCCCTACGCGAACAATcatcacgcttgtggccctccgCACCACAACGGGCACACACCAAggcaaatttataaaatctagcccggtgaccatatctgcagcactTAAAACATCTTTGAACATCCACGTACTCTTTTACCCGGCAGGAACCTAAATCGTTAAACAGTCTGCCTGCACACGTgaatttttgaaagagaccagaacCCACTTCAAAGACTCAGTGATATTTCTGGGTATTACGACTACCCGTTTTAAAGACCAGCCTGCAGTCCCACCGAAAGGCGGCTTCATCCAAACCAGtgttccgtaacttgctgaaaatacattGATTAGTTTCTCCTACAGCGCCAAaagatataactaaatttttttttttttaaatataatcgccctcgattatattttttaaaatataatcgcCCTCGATTTTTATTTGTTAGGAAGCGCGGTATTATGCTTCAAATTCATCGGCAAATATCCAAATGAGTAGTATAGATCTTATAAAAgacgtaataataacaaaactaaacaaGTAAATGTAATTGAAACTTTAAGATATGCTTAATAGTAGGTATATGAAAGACCCcatacatttacaataaaaacaaacatgatTAAGATTTATGGTTAGGGTTGACGTAGCTTAAAACATTTTACgtcacattttttgtttttcaaacccTTTAAAACTATCTGCCACGACCCTAGTTTTTCCACTTAAACCTTTTTAAGTTACCccctacttttttaatttaaaagatttttaactctttaaaattatttttataatgttcaaaaatgtttaaacttcaaaaattaaatatatcaatttttcattCTAGCAAcgccaaaaagtttttttttcagttcaataatgtTAAGAATCATTTgtttctttatgataaaataattcctttttatttacgcgtaaaagaaataaccaaaattgtgaattctttttattcacatttaaaatttaatttttaagtcaacgatataaaatctataaaaattgtttattataatattattgtttaaaacatcttaaataaaatacatttcagtactctcataaaattgttgttttagcAAGCATTAAAGTCAAGAGTTTAAACGATAACCCAGGTTTAAAAAATGAACgccttagtaaaattaaattattaaatcagcattgcaaaatgataataaacaattaaaaattataataataataaacaaatgcacgattaaaagaaattaactgtACACttggaattttacatttttttaaatattcactaaaattgatttaaaataaatcgaaatttaaaaaaaaattcaaatttttttaaatttgagggCTTCCCAATCAGTGGAGggtgataaatttatattagggtccaaaacgaaaaaaattcgTTTTGGGGCACCCATACTCAAggggaagaaaattaatttttaagatttgttaccacagaccattaGAATAGGAATGGGTTGTGGAACAAGTAATTTTTATAGCAGTTTGAAGACCATTAACTAGGTTACTGAAGCACGacacagctaaaaaaaaattttttaaatagaaagactATTTCGGCTGTAACATTCTCACCTCTTTTTCcaagttttgtaaaaatgtaatatattctttccgaagtacctgtctaccaagtttagAGAAAATCAATCAGAGGGCTCCACTATTAGACCACATTCAGACAAACATATTTCagattttacttttctggcatcaaAGCACAGTCAAAAAGTGaggtaaaggtttttttttgcatttctcaacgttcATGACCcatactcaaaaaataaaaaagaattggaCGGGTATAACGTtttgtacgtgtgttggcgtgttttgaagcttaataacttctgaatgaattaaccgatttagatgaaattttgtaaaaaacttgTGTAAATGCGgcaattttttggttaaattttgggCTCAATATCTCCAAGGAGTGCGGTAGATAGTTTTTagagtaaattttcttaaaatttcgcAAATATAACCCCACGTTATATTAAGTTCTGTAAATGCATGTATACATATCTtaccgttttaaaaataatttgtctcaATATTACCCCTTCCCAAAAATCGTAGACGaattagtagtagtagtggtgCAAGCGACCCCACCAACAAAAAAAGACCTCGAAGGCAATATTGGTTGCTGAGAGCcaagcaaattttaaatatttttaattttataaaacatattttgctttatttaaactatttaaaaaataatacaataaagtttTATCGTAATTCACCCCCCTACTACAAAgtcattttttattggttgtacatttttcagtgcaattttttaagtttattttatttaacagaaaacgttgagaaataaaaaaaattcttggaaggaGATTTTGGTGgtgatgaagtaaaaaataatacaattttaaaaaatgttggtttatTTGAACAtacgataattttacaaaaattacattataaattaccctaccccccacccaaaaaaagaaatcttagctaaattttttcatatatatatatatattttcttcattaataggaataaataaccaataccaggaagTATTACAACTTTACTGTGAGCTTTTCTTTGACCGATCTGTATACTTTCCCGTTGTAACTATGGCAACATAAATATCGCTATAGCCGGGAaggtaaaatgtatgaaaattatcatgaacacaaaaataaatttaattactcaaGAAAATGTGAGACATCGTCGTATTCAAACGAGGGTCGAACTTTACTTTCTACTACTGTGTTACTTCTACTTGTAAAGTGTACTACTTCTTACTGTGTAAagtaatatatcattatttagtTAGCAACCGACATTTAGGGTCGGAAAGGCGTATCGCTCGTCGATTTTTTCCACGAACGTCGCACTGTGAATTCTGTATACTACTACTAGCAAGTGAAAGCCGCCTACAGTAACAAACGGCGCAATCACCCGATCAGAGATGCGACTCCCCTTCCAGGCAATACCCCAACCAGCCTTTCTCAGCCGTTAGCACTCGAGATTAAATGGACAAATCTACTGTAAATTCTTAGAATGTCTCTCGTACAGTCCGGATTTATCCCGTTACGATTTCTTTTTTGATTGGGCATTTCAAGGACGCGATGGAAGACATCGATTCCAGAGCGACAACGAAGTAGTTCGAGGGTAATTTGGCTCGAGTCAAACAGACGTTTTCAAGAACTTCACGGAGACCACATTGAAAggcaatatatattttgtatttttgttctgtacaaatgttaaaaacaaaaagccCGTGTACGTTTGACTGACGTAGCAAGAATActcttctcttttttaattaattttttgttttaataaggaGGGCAATCCCTTTTCGTTACGCTCACAAACCCCCAAGATTCAAGATTTTATATCTTTCATCATTCAAGATTTTAATTCGAATCTATAATTTTTCGTTTCTATCAACCTATTCtgcttttttaataatgtttgttcaAGTTTTCCATTTAAACAAACACTAATTCGGTTAAAGGAAGCATCGATCGATTatcgaaattttatttatacctgctcttttattcgttatttttttcaacacagtttttcattcaaatttctcACCTAATCGTTACATGCTGTCTCCTTCAACGAGTCTTATCGAATCAAATATTTTACacgttttttctcttttcttataaaCTCTCCTCACATAAATTTTCGAacgtttaatgaaattttcaaatattcaaccgttattaattttggtttttgtttcgTAATAtcggataaaaaataatttttcgtgattttttattttgtatagtcGAAGTGAGGAAAGTCTTGAAAATGTAGGGCAAACTTAAGTATAATAATTCTTAAGTAATTTTCAGTGAAGTTAAGTAAGTAACAGTAAAATTAGATTAAGCAAATGCCACCTCGAGAAGATCTAACTTTCCATAGATACCGAACACCCAAGCCTTTATACGaacaattcaacattttttaataaaaaaagagaattataacAATTTCACagtgtattcaaaaatatttcaatctaaCAAAAATGGCggctattaatattttcatacgtTGTTTAAAAAGTGGCCTACAATAAATTGCGAAATGATTTTAATGAGGAAGCCAAAATTAGGGGATCTTGAATATTGcggtaataatttttgtgtaagcgatatttctgttattttagaatttttatttttgtaaacaattcctttacaatttttcttatcaGTTATATTGGGTACTAAAGATTAATTGTCTTTCATACAACAATATTCTTGGAATCGTGTTAATGAAAGTTATTGCTTTGCAATAAAGCGTCGGAAATCCCGTatcatttcattgttattcccCTCTTCTTGATTACACTAACACACAACtttaagaaaataagaatttttttcggGATTTACAGTTATGGTTTATCTCGTTCTTCTTTCGTTAACTATAAATACAGACTAGATATTGATAACACTTCAGTACGATTTTAGTACAAATCAAGaactgtattattttacttaaaacgtTATTTTTGTCGATTGCAATTTAAAATTGAACTCATAATCATGAAAGTAAATATCGTTTCTATCTTGTCTACATTAATTGTAATGCTCATTGTATTCTCTCATATTAGAGCCTATCCGGCAGTCGAAGAATTAAGTGAACCaggtaatacttttttatagtaatcagtcattattttcatttattataaataattatattaataaataaacagggaAGATACAGTATAgtgtttaagttaattaattatattaaatatggatCTTTTCTGTTAACATgcgaaatttctaaaaaaaaaaaatacataaaaagtgaaatcaaaaacataacatttaaaatatatgaaacagttaaaataaattaaaaaataattatttcagaaaaatcaaaatgagatttttaatacaaatataaataaaagtaatttataactgGAGCTGGTAACACTGTTTATCTTTGTATGGCGTAAAAAGTCCATTAAAATGAACATTAACACTTTCAGTTAAAGAacgattaaaggaaaaaaatggtgcttctaactttaatattaaccgtatgcatattatttaataaatttttgtgacaCAGACTATATTCATAATTCATCGCTGATCCTTCTTACCAAAGcatattcaaaaatttgaattatgtataaaattttatatcttaatttaacattaaatgattGTAGATTTACACAGCCACTTGCTTACATACAAGAAAAcaactatgtttatttttttaataaaaagggaaaaaaggagaGCAGTGATTAAAAACagtagatacatttttatttgctcTTTCAAGAATTAATTAGTCCATAGCATgtcaatttaaatgttttaaagcctacaaaacttttaattttttttgtacttttgtcgCTGAGTAACAagcatttactaaaatataaaacttacatGTGCCATACTAAGTTCTTTTCAAAAACCTAATTTTAGTTCTTTAAATAAAGTCACTTccaaaaagaatgtttttaataaatcttatagagatcaaatttacattaatttggtCTCTAAAACCTTACCATAgagtaaaaattgataaattcatttttttatgtttacctaattttgatcataaataaaaaaattgcattcattaaaccatttaatcttttgtaaatatttatactaaataattttataattcatataaagattaatatataaattaaatttgttttatttatcttagcTTAAAGTAATAATAAGTCTTTGGTACTAATAATAGTACTTTGGTAGTACAGACTGACTCCGCCTGATAATGACAATGAATTTTTGTAAAGTGTGAAAAATGTTATGATCAACCAGGACTCAAACTTGGAGCCTTTAGCTGAAAGGCAGAGACAGACGCTACCATTCTGGCATGGAGATCGACAGAATGACAGCGGCTGACTAGagaattttaatacattacttaTTTCTGGTAAGGTCGTGTGATCTGATCTCAGAAGCATAATAagatttagataattaaaaaaggtgtgtttggcaattttttctaacaaaaatttagctagaataaattaaaaggaccatctgtaaataaatactaaaaaaccttaataaatattaaaatgtgaaatattaaataaaaataattaaatatgaaatatataatacaaaatattaaaacttaagtaGGGTACTTAAAATAAATGCCCCAATGAGATAATGTTACgcgtgacatgtaaatgaggtgtactgttgtacagactcaggccaacattcctgtcaagagttctaaggttcaaatgctaCTAAAGTTacctttataataatttgaatactagattgtggataccgggttctatggtggttgggatacaattaaccacacatgagacttttctttttcctgtttagcctccggtaactaccatttagataatacttcagaggatgaatgaggatgatatgtatgagtgaatgaagtgtagtcttgtacattctcagttcgaccatacctgagatgtgtggttaattgaaacccaaccaccaaagaacaccggtatccacgatctagtattcaagtccgtgtaaaaataactggctttactaagacttgaacgctggaactctcgctttccaaatcagctgatttgggaagacgcgttcaccactagaccaacccggtgggataaccacacatgagactgtacaatactaacttcatttacattcatatatatcatccttaatCATCCTCTGAAagaataccttacagtggtttcagaggctaaacagaaaaacagagaaCAACATTCCAGAAATGAGTGGTTATTTTAACCTCACCAAGGTACACTAGTATTCAAcgtttattattcaaatccatataacaaCTAACCTTTACTTAAGATTTAAACCTCAGACtttaaaaatcaactgttaaaataactgatttttgcAACAACTTAACCATTAGACAACCTGgtgaatgattatttaataaaaatcttattgcGATACTtgcaaaatcatatttattaacaacGAAAACATTGTACAAGTGACATTTAAAGAAAACTcatttactacaaaatttcatcatagtaATTCTacgtattttattcatttaatcaccatttttattaacatatttaaaaaatatattttcattttaaagaaatggtcatattaaattaaaaacattacataaatatttaatcactgAAATGGTCTCATAAAAAGCTATCAAATTggtaaagtttgtaattttttttattgagatgcagtctaaacaaattattttacagcataaaaaatgttgtaatttataacaattttattatcaacTCATTTAcatgtttgataaatattaatatattttttggtataatGTGGTCAAGTTTTGatgtataatacaataaaactatatttatatgtttttccagattttgaaaaaatgggATCCCAACTTAAGGAACACCGTCGTTTTCGTAGATTCACTTGTGATGTCCTAAAGAGCGAATTAGCATGTAAAAATCACTGTTTTTGGTTGGGAAAACCAGGTGGATATTGCAGAAATGGAACTTGCTATTGCAAACAATAATATCAATTTGATCAAATCTTAAAACAATAAaggatgtattataaaataattattagccgTAAGATGAAAGATGTAATATactatatctttattttattgtgtttattttttgtttataagtgaaaatagatcaaaacaaattttgtaaaataaatatagattacgTGAacctagaaaaaattaataaaaaaaaaaaattgtcaaaatatttttataataaaaattaaatctaataatatttaaattcaatgacTTATTTATTCATATGATAGCAACAAGTTGACAACCCCTTCCACTATTCCGCCATTTCACAGTACCAGcaagaaaaaaaactaaagggCAGGCTTTTTACATcattacttacaacaaaaaaagtttaactgatgcaCCTCTTGAACCATAGATTAAAGATACTCATAAAATCCAATAAAGAAtagaaacaagataaaaaatgttgaaaataattcaatgatcataataaaatacatgatactgttttgcatttttttttcataataatcggtggtaaatattacaaaatcatttacttttaatgaCAAACCATactacaataaaactaaatttactcaTTTATCATACCACCAGGAATAATATAACCTGACCGCATTTTCCAGTAATCAATGTTTGCTAACTGGCCATCTCAGGCAGTGGGTGATCCCTTCACACCCACAATCCCATGAGAGATTAATCCCAACAATAAAAGGGCAGCCCCAAAATTGTGTGGAATGTATTAGCATCAGCCTACTGAATAATACTAATCAAAATCCTCATTGAAAGATTACTGAAATGAATATTGTAGTCTCTAAAACTAGGAAGTTGATTTATAAGGATATCATTAGTTTCCTCAGACAGCTTTAACCTAAATAAATGTCAATGTAAAAAATGGGTGCTGCAAAAACACATTcattaatttacagttaaatgttcatgatgaatttccatatattttaagtttt
This window encodes:
- the LOC142325439 gene encoding defensin-like translates to MKVNIVSILSTLIVMLIVFSHIRAYPAVEELSEPDFEKMGSQLKEHRRFRRFTCDVLKSELACKNHCFWLGKPGGYCRNGTCYCKQ